Proteins from a single region of Antechinus flavipes isolate AdamAnt ecotype Samford, QLD, Australia chromosome 2, AdamAnt_v2, whole genome shotgun sequence:
- the NIP7 gene encoding 60S ribosome subunit biogenesis protein NIP7 homolog: MRPLTEEETSTLFQKLSKYIGENIQLLVDRPDGTYCFRLHKDRVYYVSEKILKLAVNISRENLVSLGTCFGKFTKTQKFRLHITALDYLAPYAKHKVWVKPGAEQSFLYGNHVLKSGLGRITENTNQYQGLVVYSMADVPLGFGVAAKSTQDCRKVDPMAIVVFHQGDIGEYVRHEDTLI; this comes from the exons ATGCGACCCCTGACTGAGGAGGAGACCAGCACCTTGTTCCAGAAGCTCTCGAAATA TATTGGAGAAAATATTCAGTTGCTTGTGGACCGACCTGATGGCACCTACTGTTTCCGTCTCCATAAAGACAGAGTCTACTATGTAAG TGAGAAGATTCTTAAACTGGCAGTAAATATCTCAAGGGAGAACCTGGTGTCTCTGGGGACCTGCTTTGGGAAATTCACTAAGACCCAGAAGTTCAGATTGCACATCACCGCTCTCGATTACCTGGCACCTTATGCAAAG cATAAAGTATGGGTGAAACCTGGAGCAGAGCAGTCATTCTTGTATGGGAACCATGTGTTAAAGTCTGGCTTAGGCCGAATCACAGAAAATACTAATCAGTATCAGGGACTGGTGGTGTACTCCATGGCAGATGTCCCTTTG GGTTTTGGTGTGGCAGCCAAGTCCACCCAGGACTGCAGGAAGGTGGATCCCATGGCGATTGTTGTGTTTCACCAAGGTGACATTGGGGAATATGTGCGCCATGAAGACACGCTGATATAA
- the COG8 gene encoding conserved oligomeric Golgi complex subunit 8 isoform X3, which translates to MAAAVAGGAAAAAAALGEVEDEGLLASLFRDRFPEGQWRERPDVGRYLRELSGSGLERLRREPERLAEERAQLLQQTRDLAFANYKTFIRGAECTERIHRLFGDVEDALGRLLGRLPSFQQSCRNFVKDAEEIGSNRHMNTLTLNRHTEILEILEIPQLMDTCVRNSYYEEALELAAYVRRLERKYSTIPVIQGIVNEVRQSMQLMLSQLIQQLRTNIQLPACLRVIGYLRRMDIFTEAELRIKFLQARDAWLRSILTSIPSEDPYFHITKTIEACRVHLFDIITQYRAIFSDEDPLLPPAAGEPSVNESAIFHGWVLQKVSQFLQVLESDLQRGGGSRLDSLLGQCMYFGLSFSRVGADFRGQLAPVFQQVALSTFKKAVQEAVEKFQDEMNSYTLISAPAVLRSTIPAAVPVTQPGTLQPPMGLLDFPPLACFLNNILVAFNDLRLCCPVALAQDVTASLEDALGKVTKIILAFHRAEEAAFSSREQELFVQFCTVFLEDLVPYLNRCLQVLFPPAQIAQILGVPPTQLSKFGNLGHVNIQVIQESLAFILPKKEAVFLLDEKGLEQEIIAPALELTEQEPRLNENGESVVWQTSGWLARIIQHEMDHLQGCLFIDKMDSKTFTNVRWMEVND; encoded by the exons ATGGCCGCCGCGGTGGCTGGCGGGGCTGCAGCAGCGGCCGCGGCGCTAGGCGAGGTGGAGGATGAGGGGCTGCTGGCCTCGCTGTTTCGGGACCGGTTCCCGGAGGGTCAGTGGCGCGAGCGGCCCGACGTGGGACGCTACCTGCGCGAGCTGAGCGGCTCGGGGCTGGAGCGGCTGCGGCGGGAACCCGAGCGGCTGGCGGAGGAGCGGGCGCAGCTGCTCCAGCAGACGCGGGACTTGGCCTTCGCTAACTATAAGACGTTCATCCGCGGCGCCGAGTGCACCGAGCGCATTCACCGTCTCTTCGGGGACGTGGAGGACGCCCTGGGCCGCCTGCTGGGCCGCCTGCCCAGCTTCCAGCAGAGCTGCCG GAACTTTGTGAAAGATGCAGAAGAGATCGGTTCTAACCGGCATATGAATACTCTGACTCTGAACCGACACACAGAGATCTTGGAAATCTTGGAGATCCCTCAGTTAATGGACACTTGTGTGCGAAATAGCTACTATGAAGAGGCTCTTGAACTTGCAGCCTATGTACGCagattggaaagaaaatattctacCATCCCTGTTATCCAG GGCATTGTTAATGAGGTTCGTCAATCAATGCAATTGATGCTCAGCCAGTTGATCCAACAACTTCGAACCAACATCCAGCTGCCTGCTTGTCTCCGAGTTATAGGCTATCTTCGCCGAATGGACATTTTCACAGAGGCTGAGTTGCGAATTAAGTTCTTACAGGCTCGAGATGCATGGCTGCGTTCCATCCTGACCTCCATTCCCAGTGAAGATCCTTATTTTCATATCACTAAGACCATTGAGGCATGTCGTGTCCACCTTTTTGATATCATAACACAGTACCGTGCCATATTCTCTGATGAGGATCCATTGCTGCCACCAGCTGCTGGTGAGCCCTCGGTGAACGAGAGTGCCATCTTCCATGGCTGGGTGTTGCAGAAGGTCTCACAGTTCCTACAGGTGTTGGAAAGTGACCTTCAGCGTGGAGGCGGTAGCCGCTTGGACTCTCTGCTTGGCCAGTGCATGTACTTTGGGCTCTCCTTCAGCCGAGTAGGGGCTGATTTTCGGGGCCAGCTTGCCCCTGTATTCCAGCAGGTTGCTTTGAGTACTTTCAAGAAAGCAGTTCAAGAAGCTGTGGAGAAGTTTCAGGATGAAATGAATTCCTATACTCTGATTTCTGCTCCCGCTGTGCTGCGGAGTACAATTCCTGCTGCTGTCCCTGTGACTCAGCCTGGAACCTTGCAACCCCCCATGGGACTGCTGGACTTTCCACCCCTTGCTTGTTTCCTCAACAACATTCTGGTTGCATTCAATGATTTGCGTCTCTGTTGTCCTGTGGCTCTGGCTCAGGATGTGACTGCTTCTTTAGAGGATGCCCTTGGCAAG gtaacaaaaataatattggcCTTTCATCGGGCAGAGGAGGCAGCCTTCAGTAGCCGGGAACAAGAACTCTTTGTCCAGTTCTGTACTGTTTTCCTGGAAGACTTGGTCCCTTACCTAAATCGTTGTCTCCAGGTCCTCTTTCCACCAGCCCAGATAGCACAGATTTTGG GTGTTCCACCCACTCAGCTCTCAAAGTTTGGAAACCTTGGACATGTCAACATTCAAGTCATTCAGGAGTCCTTGGCTTTTATATTGCCAAAGAAAGAGGCAGTTTTCCTACTGGATGAGAAAGGACTGGAACAAGAGATCATAGCTCCAGCTCTAGAACTTACTGAACAGGAACCTA GGTTGAATGAAAATGGAGAATCTGTGGTATGGCAGACAAGCGGATGGCTTGCCCGGATTATACAGCATGAGATGGACCACTTGCAAGGCTGTCTCTTCATTGACAAAATGGACAGCAAGACTTTTACAAATGTACGGTGGATGGAAGTAAATGATTGA
- the COG8 gene encoding conserved oligomeric Golgi complex subunit 8 isoform X1: MAAAVAGGAAAAAAALGEVEDEGLLASLFRDRFPEGQWRERPDVGRYLRELSGSGLERLRREPERLAEERAQLLQQTRDLAFANYKTFIRGAECTERIHRLFGDVEDALGRLLGRLPSFQQSCRNFVKDAEEIGSNRHMNTLTLNRHTEILEILEIPQLMDTCVRNSYYEEALELAAYVRRLERKYSTIPVIQGIVNEVRQSMQLMLSQLIQQLRTNIQLPACLRVIGYLRRMDIFTEAELRIKFLQARDAWLRSILTSIPSEDPYFHITKTIEACRVHLFDIITQYRAIFSDEDPLLPPAAGEPSVNESAIFHGWVLQKVSQFLQVLESDLQRGGGSRLDSLLGQCMYFGLSFSRVGADFRGQLAPVFQQVALSTFKKAVQEAVEKFQDEMNSYTLISAPAVLRSTIPAAVPVTQPGTLQPPMGLLDFPPLACFLNNILVAFNDLRLCCPVALAQDVTASLEDALGKVTKIILAFHRAEEAAFSSREQELFVQFCTVFLEDLVPYLNRCLQVLFPPAQIAQILGVPPTQLSKFGNLGHVNIQVIQESLAFILPKKEAVFLLDEKGLEQEIIAPALELTEQEPNLASAPEVSLEKTEEKSTLDDSLPSDSPLIET, from the exons ATGGCCGCCGCGGTGGCTGGCGGGGCTGCAGCAGCGGCCGCGGCGCTAGGCGAGGTGGAGGATGAGGGGCTGCTGGCCTCGCTGTTTCGGGACCGGTTCCCGGAGGGTCAGTGGCGCGAGCGGCCCGACGTGGGACGCTACCTGCGCGAGCTGAGCGGCTCGGGGCTGGAGCGGCTGCGGCGGGAACCCGAGCGGCTGGCGGAGGAGCGGGCGCAGCTGCTCCAGCAGACGCGGGACTTGGCCTTCGCTAACTATAAGACGTTCATCCGCGGCGCCGAGTGCACCGAGCGCATTCACCGTCTCTTCGGGGACGTGGAGGACGCCCTGGGCCGCCTGCTGGGCCGCCTGCCCAGCTTCCAGCAGAGCTGCCG GAACTTTGTGAAAGATGCAGAAGAGATCGGTTCTAACCGGCATATGAATACTCTGACTCTGAACCGACACACAGAGATCTTGGAAATCTTGGAGATCCCTCAGTTAATGGACACTTGTGTGCGAAATAGCTACTATGAAGAGGCTCTTGAACTTGCAGCCTATGTACGCagattggaaagaaaatattctacCATCCCTGTTATCCAG GGCATTGTTAATGAGGTTCGTCAATCAATGCAATTGATGCTCAGCCAGTTGATCCAACAACTTCGAACCAACATCCAGCTGCCTGCTTGTCTCCGAGTTATAGGCTATCTTCGCCGAATGGACATTTTCACAGAGGCTGAGTTGCGAATTAAGTTCTTACAGGCTCGAGATGCATGGCTGCGTTCCATCCTGACCTCCATTCCCAGTGAAGATCCTTATTTTCATATCACTAAGACCATTGAGGCATGTCGTGTCCACCTTTTTGATATCATAACACAGTACCGTGCCATATTCTCTGATGAGGATCCATTGCTGCCACCAGCTGCTGGTGAGCCCTCGGTGAACGAGAGTGCCATCTTCCATGGCTGGGTGTTGCAGAAGGTCTCACAGTTCCTACAGGTGTTGGAAAGTGACCTTCAGCGTGGAGGCGGTAGCCGCTTGGACTCTCTGCTTGGCCAGTGCATGTACTTTGGGCTCTCCTTCAGCCGAGTAGGGGCTGATTTTCGGGGCCAGCTTGCCCCTGTATTCCAGCAGGTTGCTTTGAGTACTTTCAAGAAAGCAGTTCAAGAAGCTGTGGAGAAGTTTCAGGATGAAATGAATTCCTATACTCTGATTTCTGCTCCCGCTGTGCTGCGGAGTACAATTCCTGCTGCTGTCCCTGTGACTCAGCCTGGAACCTTGCAACCCCCCATGGGACTGCTGGACTTTCCACCCCTTGCTTGTTTCCTCAACAACATTCTGGTTGCATTCAATGATTTGCGTCTCTGTTGTCCTGTGGCTCTGGCTCAGGATGTGACTGCTTCTTTAGAGGATGCCCTTGGCAAG gtaacaaaaataatattggcCTTTCATCGGGCAGAGGAGGCAGCCTTCAGTAGCCGGGAACAAGAACTCTTTGTCCAGTTCTGTACTGTTTTCCTGGAAGACTTGGTCCCTTACCTAAATCGTTGTCTCCAGGTCCTCTTTCCACCAGCCCAGATAGCACAGATTTTGG GTGTTCCACCCACTCAGCTCTCAAAGTTTGGAAACCTTGGACATGTCAACATTCAAGTCATTCAGGAGTCCTTGGCTTTTATATTGCCAAAGAAAGAGGCAGTTTTCCTACTGGATGAGAAAGGACTGGAACAAGAGATCATAGCTCCAGCTCTAGAACTTACTGAACAGGAACCTAATCTAGCATCTGCTCCTGAAGTTTCcctagagaaaacagaagaaaaaagtacCTTGGATGACTCTTTGCCATCTGACTCTCCCTTGATTGAGACTTAG
- the COG8 gene encoding conserved oligomeric Golgi complex subunit 8 isoform X2 — protein sequence MAMGRPWEKLLNLALGCGGAAPPLEGPVLRRPWTRAVRRWLLRPPEPPYKHVCQVGEPALRAVAAPVDPAQLAGPEAQALIARLVRVMRARGAVGLSAPQLGVPLQVLALEFPESLLLSYPPAVRQARRMATSPLRVFVNPQVRVLDSRLVSFPEGCLSVAGFVACVPRCQAVQIEGLNENGESVVWQTSGWLARIIQHEMDHLQGCLFIDKMDSKTFTNVRWMEVND from the exons ATGGCCATGGGGCGCCCGTGGGAGAAGCTGCTAAACCTGGCGCTGGGCTGCGGCGGTGCCGCGCCTCCCCTCGAAGGCCCCGTGCTTCGCCGCCCGTGGACCCGCGCAGTGCGGCGCTGGCTGCTGCGGCCGCCGGAGCCCCCGTATAAACACGTGTGCCAGGTGGGCGAGCCGGCGCTGCGGGCAGTGGCGGCGCCCGTGGATCCGGCGCAGCTGGCGGGGCCCGAGGCGCAGGCGCTGATTGCGCGCCTGGTGCGTGTGATGCGCGCGCGGGGCGCCGTGGGGCTAAGCGCGCCGCAGCTCGGGGTGCCGCTGCAGGTGCTCGCCCTCGAGTTCCCCGAGAGCCTGCTCCTCAGCTATCCCCCGGCCGTGCGCCAGGCCCGCCGCATGGCCACCAGTCCTCTGCGCGTGTTCGTCAACCCGCAAGTGCGCGTGCTCGACTCCCGCCTCGTCTCCTTTCCCGAGGGCTGCCTCAGCGTGGCGGGCTTCGTGGCGTGCGTGCCGCGCTGCCAGGCGGTGCAGATCGAAG GGTTGAATGAAAATGGAGAATCTGTGGTATGGCAGACAAGCGGATGGCTTGCCCGGATTATACAGCATGAGATGGACCACTTGCAAGGCTGTCTCTTCATTGACAAAATGGACAGCAAGACTTTTACAAATGTACGGTGGATGGAAGTAAATGATTGA
- the VPS4A gene encoding vacuolar protein sorting-associated protein 4A, which yields MTTSTLQKAIDLVTKATEEDKAKNYEEALRLYQHAVEYFLHAIKYEAHSDKAKESIRGKCMQYLDRAEKLKDYLRNKDKQSKKPVKETPNDSKGSDSDSEGENPEKKKLQEQLMGAIVMEKPNIRWSDVAGLEGAKEALKEAVILPIKFPHLFTGKRTPWRGILLFGPPGTGKSYLAKAVATEANNSTFFSVSSSDLMSKWLGESEKLVKNLFELARQHKPSIIFIDEVDSLCGSRNENESEAARRIKTEFLVQMQGVGNNNDGTLVLGATNIPWVLDSAIRRRFEKRIYIPLPEEAARTQMFRLHLGNTPHSLTEANILELARKTDGYSGADISIIVRDSLMQPVRKVQSATHFKKVRGPSRTNPGVMIDDLLTPCSPGDPGAIEMTWMDVPSDKLLEPVVCMSDMLRSLATTRPTVNAEDLLKVKKFSEDFGQEG from the exons AAGGCCATTGATCTGGTGACGAAGGCGACGGAGGAGGACAAAGCCAAGAACTATGAGGAGGCATTGCGGCTCTACCAGCACGCCGTGGAGTATTTCCTACATGCAATCAAAT atgaggcacaCAGTGACAAAGCCAAGGAGAGCATCCGGGGCAAGTGTATGCAGTACCTGGATCGAGCTGAGAAGCTGAAGGATTACTTACGGAATAAAGACAAGCAAAGCAAAAAGCCCGtgaaagaaactccaaatgaCAGCAAGGG AAGTGACAGTGACAGTGAAGGAGAGAATCCTGAGAAAAAGAAACTGCAAGAACAGCTGATGG GTGCCATTGTCATGGAGAAGCCCAACATTCGGTGGAGTGATGTGGCTGGCCTGGAGGGAGCCAAGGAAGCGCTTAAAGAAGCTGTCATCTTGCCAATTAAGTTCCCGCACTTATTCACAG GCAAGCGCACCCCCTGGAGAGGGATCTTGCTCTTTGGACCCCCTGGCACAGGGAAATCTTACTTGGCAAAGGCTGTGGCCACAGAAGCCAACAACTCCACCTTCTTCTCTGTGTCCTCCTCAGATCTGATGTCCAAATGGTTGGGGGAGAGTGAGAA GCTTGTTAAAAACCTTTTTGAGCTGGCCAGGCAGCACAAACCCTCCATCATCTTCATCGATGAGGTCGACTCTCTCTGCGGATCTCGGAATGAAAACGAGAGCGAGGCTGCCCGCAGGATCAAGACGGAGTTCCTGGTGCAGATGCAGG GGGTCGGCAACAACAACGACGGCACGTTGGTCCTGGGGGCCACAAACATCCCGTGGGTGTTGGATTCAGCTATTCGAAGGAG GTTTGAAAAACGCATTTACATCCCCCTGCCTGAGGAAGCGGCCCGGACCCAGATGTTCCGGCTGCATCTCGGGAACACCCCCCACAGCCTCACGGAGGCCAACATCCTCGAGCTAGCCCGGAAGACCGACGGCTACTCGGGAGCCGACATCAGCATCATCGTGCGGGATTCTCTCATGCAGCCTGTGCGCAAAGTGCAGTCGGCAACACACTTCAAAAAG GTTCGGGGCCCTTCTcgcaccaaccctggagtcatGATAGATGACCTTCTGACCCCCTGCTCTCCAGGAGATCCTGGAGCCATTGAGATGACTTGGATGGATGTACCCAGTGACAAGCTGTTGGAGCCTGTAGTATGCATG TCCGACATGCTTCGGTCTCTGGCCACCACCCGACCCACCGTCAATGCAGAAGATCTTCTGAAAGTGAAGAAATTCTCAGAGGACTTTGGACAGGAAGGTTAA